A part of Odontesthes bonariensis isolate fOdoBon6 chromosome 23, fOdoBon6.hap1, whole genome shotgun sequence genomic DNA contains:
- the LOC142374483 gene encoding uncharacterized protein LOC142374483, with amino-acid sequence MEEHSYAAPQEEGCPSLKERKRDLKRERDRLIHKNRVNIGVAFPRWKELMKEKDFQRDAEVACFLLDSLSQLRERTGECALMSGERCSERRNLPPEDPGRLDSVTSELVPTADIQEEELHGQEEELHVMEEEEEEEEEEELHVKEEEEELHRQEELHVKEEELHRQEELHVKEEEGELHRQEELHVKEEELHVKEEKLHVMEEEEELHRQEELHVKEEELHVMEEEEELHRQEELHSLKVVSFYSM; translated from the exons ATGGAAGAGCACAGTTATGCCGCGCCGCAGGAGGAGGGATGCCCGTCGCTAAAAGAGCGAAAAAGAGATTTGAAAAGGGAACGTGACCGGCTCATCCACAAAAACAGGGTAAACATCGGGGTCGCTTTTCCCAGGTGGAAGGAGCTGATGAAGGAGAAAGACTTCCAAAGGGACGCTGAGGTTGCCTGCTTTCTTCTGGACAG TCTCAGCCAGCTGCGGGAGAGAACCGGCGAATGCGCCCTGATGTCTGGAGAAAGGTGCTCTGAGAGGAGGAACCTCCCACCCGAGGACCCCGGCAGGCTCGACTCGGTCACGTCAGAGCTGGTGCCAACAGCCG ACATCCAGGAGGAGGAGCTTCAcgggcaggaggaggagcttcatgtaatggaggaggaggaggaggaggaggaagaggaggagcttcatgtaaaggaggaggaggaggagcttcaCAGGCAGGAAGAGCTTCACGTAAAGGAGGAGGAGCTTCACAGGCAGGAGGAGCTTCAcgtaaaggaggaggagggggagcttCACAGGCAGGAGGAGCTTCATGTAAAGGAGGAGGAGCTTCACGTAAAGGAGGAGAAGCTTCATgtaatggaggaggaggaggagcttcaCAGGCAGGAGGAGCTTCACGTAAAGGAGGAGGAGCTTCATgtaatggaggaggaggaggagcttcaCAGGCAGGAGGAGCTTCAc AGTCTGAAGGTGGTTTCCTTCTACAGTATGTAG